In the Oscillospiraceae bacterium genome, GATGCCCGGCTTAGCATACTAAAACAACTACTCAGTTGAATTTCACCAAGGAGGTGTCCGATTATGGCTATCGTACCTAAGAGAAAGCATTCTCAAGCTCGCCGCGACAAACGTCGTTCTAATGTCTGGAAACTGGAGGCGCCGACGCTGGTGAAGTGCCCGCAGTGTGGCGAACTGAAGGTTCCCCATAAGGTTTGCGGCAAGTGTGGCTACTACAAAGGCCAGGAAGTCATCAAGAAAGAGGCGTAAGTCTCTTGCGTGGGGAGGGCGATGCCTTCCCCATTTTTTATTGTTGTGTTATTTTTAACGAAAGGGGGCCTGCCGCATGCCTTTGTATGTAACCAAGATCGACGAGGGATCACCCGCGCAAAAGTTAGGGCTATCCTTAGGCTGTGCATTGCTGGCCGTTGACGGCCACCCCCTGAACGATGCGCTGGACTATCAGTTCTACACCACCCCGGCCGTATTCTCGCTGGATGTATGCGAGAACGAGCAGCACCGTACCATCCAGGTGCAAAAAGGGGAGTATGAACCCTTAGGCTGCAACTTCAAGACCTATCTAGGCGATGAAAAGCACAGCTGCTCCAACCATTGCATGTTCTGCTTCATCGACCAGCTGCCGCCCGGCATGCGCGCCCCGCTGTATTTTAAGGATGACGACGAGCGCCTGTCCTTCCTGTTTGGCAACTATATTACGCTGACCAACCTGACGGACCACGAGATCGACCGCATCATCCAGATGCACATCAGCCCGATCTTCGTCTCGGTACACACCACCAACCCGGAGCTGCGGGTGCGGATGCTGGCCAACAAACGCGGCGGCGAGGTATTAAAATACCTGCCCAAGCTGGCTACCGGCGGCATCGAGCTGAATTGTCAGCTGGTTCTCTGCCGCGGCATCAACGATGGCGACGAGCTGCGCCGCACATTGACCGACCTGCTGGCGCTGCGCCCCCAGGTGGGCAGTATCGCCGCTGTGCCCGCCGGCGTCACTGACTACCGCGACAAACTGTACAAGCTTACGCCTTATGATAAGGAAAGCGCCGCTGCCACGCTGGACATTCTGGAAGAGTTCAGCATGAAGTGCCGCGCCGAGTACGGCCGCAGCGTCATCTACCCCAGCGACGAATGGTACCTGACCGCCGAGCGGGAGATTCCCGCAGCGGAATTCTACGACGAATTTGCCCAGTTGGAGGACGGCGTGGGCATGTGGCGGCAATACCATGATACTTTTTTAGAGGAACTGGAAAACTACCGCGGCCTGGTGCTGCCCCACAGCCTGGACGTTGTTACCGGCACGCTGGCCGCCCCGCTGATCGAAGATTGCGCCAACACACTGATGCAGCGTTACCCACAGGTGAAGATTGCTGTGCATGCCATCCGCAACGATTACTTCGGCGGCAATGTCAGCGTGGCGGGCCTTGTTACCGGCACCGACATCATCAAGCAGTGCAAAGACAACCTGCAAAGCGATACGATTGCCGTGCCGGAAGTAATGCTGCGGGATGAAAAAGATCGTTTTCTCGATGATATTACACTGTCGCAGCTGGGCGAAGCCCTGGGCTGCCGCGCCATATGCATCCCCACCGACGGTGCCGGGTGCTGCCGCGCGTATTTAAGCTCACACAAGCGCAAGATCAAACTTATGAAGAAAGAGAAGAGGGAGGAAAGCTGATATGGCAAAACCGATCGTAGCCATTGTGGGCCGCCCCAACGTGGGCAAATCCACAATTTTCAATAAGCTGACCGGCCAGCGTCTCGCTATTGTCGAAGACACCCCCGGCGTTACCCGCGACCGTATTTTCTGTGACTGCGAATGGAGCGGTCACAAGTTCCTGCTGGTGGATACCGGCGGTATCGAGCCCCGCATCGACGATGGCCTGCTGGCCCACATGCGTGAGCAGGCCCAGCTGGCCATCGATTCCGCCGATTGCATCGTCATGGTCACCGAGCTTTCTGCTGGCGTGACCCCGCAGGACCAGGACGTCGCCAGCATGCTGATGCGCAGCGGCAAGCCCGTAGTGCTGGCTGTCAACAAGTGCGACAAGGTCGGTGAGCCGCCTATGGAGCTGTACGATTTCTACAGCCTCGGCCTGGGCGAGCTGATCCCCGTTTCCGGCGTGCATGGCCACGGCACCGGCGACCTGCTGGACGCCGTCTGCGCTCATCTCAACTTTGAGGAAGAACCTGAGGATGCCGACGACCGCATCACCGTTGCTGTCATCGGCCGCCCCAATGTGGGCAAATCCAGCCTCATCAACCACATCCTGGGCGAGAACCGCCTGATCGTGGCCAACGAGGCCGGCACCACCCGCGACGCCATCGACACGATGGTAGAGAACAAGTATGGCAAGTTCGTCTTTACCGATACCGCCGGCCTGCGCAAAAAGGGCAAGGTGGAAAGCGGCGTTGAGCGCTACAGCGTCCTGCGCAGCCTGGCCGCCGTTGAGCGCAGCCGCGTCTGCGTCATCATGATCGACGCCACTGTCGGCTTTACCGAGCAGGACTCCAAGGTCGCCGGTTACGCCCACGAGCAGGGCAAGGCCTGCATCATCGCCGTCAACAAGTGGGATGCTGTCGAGAAGGACAGCTACACCATGGATACCATGCGCAAAAAGCTGGAAGAGGATTTCAGCTTCATGTCCTATGCGCCCATCGTGTTCATCAGTGCCAAGACCGGTCAGCGCGTGGACAAGCTGTTTGAGACCATCCATTTTGTGGACATCCAGAACGGCACCCGCGTGCCCACCGGCGCCTTGAACGAGATGCTGGCCCGTGCCACCGCCAAGGTCCAGCCGCCGTCTGACAAGGGCAAGCGACTGAAGGTGTTCTATATCACCCAGATCTCCACCCGCCCGCCGACGTTCGTCTGCTTCGTCAACCAGAAAGCGCTGTTCCATTTCTCGTACCAGCGTTATCTGGAAAATCAGATCCGTGAGACCTTTGGCCTGACCGGCACGCCCATCCGCATGATTACCCGTGAGCACGGCGACGGTTCTGCCAAGGCCGGAAAGGTGTAAATTATGCTGCCAAATATTATTCTGGCCTGCGTGCTGACCGCACTGGGCGGGTATCTCTTGGGCAGCATCCTGTTCGGCGTGCTGATCTCCAAGGTCATGTACAATGACGACGTGCGCGACCATGGCAGCGGTAACGCTGGCATGACCAACGTGCTGCGAACCTACGGCAAACTGCCCGCCGTGTTTACCACCATTGGCGACGTTGGCAAAAGCGTGGCCGCCGTCAACCTGGGCCGCTTCATTTTCGATGCCCTGCTTTCCGGCACAGGCGCTGCCTGGCAGAACCCGCTGGACCCTGTCTGTGGTGCGTATCTGGCCGCCATCTTCTGCATGATCGGCCACAGCCGCCCGATCTTCTTCGGCTTCAAGGGCGGCAAGGGCGTGCTGGTTGGTGCCGGTGCAGCTTTGGCTACTGAGCCGCTGGTTTGTGCCATGTTGCTGGTCATCTTCCTGATCGAAGTTGCCATCACCCGCATCGTATCCCTGGGCAGCATCATCATTGCCGCTTTGTATCCCGTAGGCACCCTCATTAACCTGATTGCCTGCGGTGCGAACCTGCCTACCATCGTGTTCAGCACCGTATGCTGCGCCATCATGGCCGCCATGGTCATCTGGCTGCATCGCTCCAACATCGAACGCCTGAAAAACGGTACCGAGTACCGCTTCGGCGAAAAGAAATAACCTTATAGCAACCGTCCTTTATCTTTGCGGATAAGGGGCGGTTTTCTTGTCTGTTTCTGTTGCATCGTGTCGAAGGCTGTGCTATCCTTCTATAAAAGGGGATGATACCATGCCAACGCCGCAGGAAGTCTGGGCCATGCTGCAAGCCCACGAAGGGGAGACCTTTTACACCGCCAAAGGTCTGCCGTTCCACTACCTGATCCACGGCAGGGAGCTGTTTGTGAACCGCAAAAACAAGTCCATCACCATTTCAACCGTTGCCAATGCCCTGGCCCGCATCAAGGCGCGGGAGGCTGCCGGGGAGGCAATCACCGGCCCCAAGAAGATCGGCTGCTACGGGGCCAGCTACCTTTACCCGGTGTTTTTACAACTGGGCATCATCCATCTGCCGCAGACAAACGACGAACCACTGCAATAAATTGCAGGCGCATAACAGGTTGCATAACTTGTTATGCGCTTTTTGCATGTTTTGTACAAAAATCGGCCAAAATGAGTAAAGCGTACAATTTTGCATCATACAAGTGAAAAATAACTGTTGAAAAATAAACTTTTTGGGTGTATACTAAGGGCATTATAAGGCATACGACGGGGGGTTGCTATGAAAAACCTGTACCAGATCACCCGGCACCTCGTCTGGCTGACGCAGTTCGGGCTTTCTGTGGCGTTGCCGCCCGTGTTGTTTTTGCTGGGGGCCGTCTGGCTCAAGAACGAATTTGCACTGGGCGGCTGGGTCGTGCTGGTCGGTCTGCTGTTGGGACTGGCCGGCTCGGTAGGCAGCCTGCGCAGCAACTTAAAAAGCATCGACCGTGAGGGAAAAGAGGATACGCCCCGCACCCCACCGCCTATTTCCTTTAATAACCATTAAATTTACTATTGCGAGGTGATCCCTACCATGCAGAAAAATCGCGATGTACTGCGGCAGGTGGGCGGATTAGCCGTCGCCTTGCTGGTCTGCATTGCTGTTATGCTGGCAGTGTACGCGCTGCTGGGTCGGTTGGACCGCCTGGTCCTGCTGGGGGCCGTTTTCGGCTGGATCTTAGCCGTAGGCAACTTTTTATCTTTGAGCATTACCGTTTCCAATGCGTTGGACCGTGCCGCCAACGGCGGCAGCCCGCAGAAAGCGCAGCTGGAGATCCAGACATCCAGCGTGGTGCGCCCGCTGGTGCTAGCGCTGATTTATATTGTACTTTTCCGTGCTAAAGTTTGTGACCCTGTCGCCGCCTTGCTGCCGCTTTTGTTCGCGCAGGTGGCGATCAAAGTACTGGAATTTTTCCGGAATGATAAAAAAGGCGGTGATACTGCACCATGAATGGCCCTAAGATCTACTTTACGATTCCGATCCTGGGCGGCATCCCCATCACGCAGACCGCGGCATCCTCGTTTGTGGTTATGCTGATCCTTTGCATCGCAGGCATTGTACTGGGGCGCAACCTGCAAAAGCGGCCCGGCCGCCGCCAGGTGTTAGTGGAAAAAGGTGTTTCCATGCTCTACGGCATGGTCGAGGACACCATGGGCAAGCACAACGCTTACTGGACGCCCTATATCGGCGCGCTGTTCCTGTCGTCGCTGTTTGGTACACTCATCGGTATGACCGGCATCCTGCGCTCGGCCACGGCGGATCTTTCCACCACCGTCACCTGGGCGCTGATGACCAGCGTGATTTGCTGGGGCTGCTCCATCAAGCAGAATGGCTTCCTTGGCTGGCTGAAAGGCTTTACCGAGCCCGTCGCTGTCATGACCCCGATGAATATTATCTCCGAGATCGCACAGCCCGTTTCGATGGCGTTCCGTCACTTTGGCAACATTGCCGGCGGCGGCGTGCTGACAAGTCTGCTCTACTCCGCGCTGGCGGCCTGCTCGGCCATGGTGCTGGGGCTGGTGGGCAAAAGCTTTATCGCCGGTGCTGTGGTGCTGGTGCTGGGCATCATTTTGCTGGTGCTGGGCATCAAAAACCAAAAGATGGCCAAAAATATTTTTGGCATCGTGTTTTCCGTGACCGGCCTGCTGGGCATTTTAAGCTTGACCGGCGTGCCGTATCTGGAAGTCGGTATTCCCGGCATCCTCAGCCTTTATTTTGATGTATTCTCTGGTGGTGTTCAGGCCTTGGTTTTCAGCCTGCTGACGATGGTTTACATCGGCAATGCCTGTCCGCCGCCGGAGGAAGTATAAACCAAAAAACAAATTTTTATAACAGGAGGAAACTTCTATGGAAACAGCAATCATCAAAGCCGCCTGCGCGATCGGTGCAGGTCTCTGCATGGGTATCGGCGCTATCGGCCCCGCACTTGGTGAGGGCAACGCCGTTGGCAAAGCGCTGGAAGGCATGGCCCGCCAGCCCGAAATGGCCAACACCCTGCGTACCAACATGATTCTGGGCTGCGCCATCACCGAGTCGACCGGTATCTACTCTCTGGTCGTTGCACTGGTTCTGCTGTTCATTTTCTAAGAAGGTCTGACACGAAAGGAGGGGACGACCCATGACAGGCTTTGAAAGTTTTGTCGGCGTCAACCCATGGACTGCGCTGTTCACCTTCTGCAATATGCTCATCACTTTTTCCGTGCTGAAGCATTTCCTGTTCAAGCCGGTCAAAAAGATGATCGACGACCGCCAGCAGGAAATTGATACGATGTACGCCGACGCGGACGCTGCCAAGCAAAAGGCGGCTGCCCTGGAGCAGGAGTATCAGGCTCATCTGCAAAGCATCAAGGCCGAGCGCGATTCGCTGCTGCGGGATGCCACCGTGCGTGCCCAAAAGCGGGAAGAGGACATCCTCAACGAAGCCCGCAGCGAGGCCGCGTCCATCCGTGCGGCAGCCGAGGCCGATATTGCGCAGGAGCGTAAGAAAGCTGTGAACGACCTGAAGAACGAGATTGGCGGCATGGCCGTGGAGATCGCCGGTAAGGTGGTCGAACGCGAGATCAACGAAGCCGATCATCAGGCCCTGATCGATGAATTTATTCGGAATGTGGGGGATGCCTCGTGACCGAACTTGCCAAACGCTACGGCGGCAGCCTGTACGATCTGGCGGCAGAAGAGCAGCTGACTGATCAGCTGTTGGCGGAGCTGGATGTGGCCTTGGATTGCTTTAACCAGGAGCCTGCCTACCTGCGCCTTCTTTCCAC is a window encoding:
- the plsY gene encoding glycerol-3-phosphate 1-O-acyltransferase PlsY, coding for MLPNIILACVLTALGGYLLGSILFGVLISKVMYNDDVRDHGSGNAGMTNVLRTYGKLPAVFTTIGDVGKSVAAVNLGRFIFDALLSGTGAAWQNPLDPVCGAYLAAIFCMIGHSRPIFFGFKGGKGVLVGAGAALATEPLVCAMLLVIFLIEVAITRIVSLGSIIIAALYPVGTLINLIACGANLPTIVFSTVCCAIMAAMVIWLHRSNIERLKNGTEYRFGEKK
- a CDS encoding DUF512 domain-containing protein yields the protein MPLYVTKIDEGSPAQKLGLSLGCALLAVDGHPLNDALDYQFYTTPAVFSLDVCENEQHRTIQVQKGEYEPLGCNFKTYLGDEKHSCSNHCMFCFIDQLPPGMRAPLYFKDDDERLSFLFGNYITLTNLTDHEIDRIIQMHISPIFVSVHTTNPELRVRMLANKRGGEVLKYLPKLATGGIELNCQLVLCRGINDGDELRRTLTDLLALRPQVGSIAAVPAGVTDYRDKLYKLTPYDKESAAATLDILEEFSMKCRAEYGRSVIYPSDEWYLTAEREIPAAEFYDEFAQLEDGVGMWRQYHDTFLEELENYRGLVLPHSLDVVTGTLAAPLIEDCANTLMQRYPQVKIAVHAIRNDYFGGNVSVAGLVTGTDIIKQCKDNLQSDTIAVPEVMLRDEKDRFLDDITLSQLGEALGCRAICIPTDGAGCCRAYLSSHKRKIKLMKKEKREES
- the der gene encoding ribosome biogenesis GTPase Der produces the protein MAKPIVAIVGRPNVGKSTIFNKLTGQRLAIVEDTPGVTRDRIFCDCEWSGHKFLLVDTGGIEPRIDDGLLAHMREQAQLAIDSADCIVMVTELSAGVTPQDQDVASMLMRSGKPVVLAVNKCDKVGEPPMELYDFYSLGLGELIPVSGVHGHGTGDLLDAVCAHLNFEEEPEDADDRITVAVIGRPNVGKSSLINHILGENRLIVANEAGTTRDAIDTMVENKYGKFVFTDTAGLRKKGKVESGVERYSVLRSLAAVERSRVCVIMIDATVGFTEQDSKVAGYAHEQGKACIIAVNKWDAVEKDSYTMDTMRKKLEEDFSFMSYAPIVFISAKTGQRVDKLFETIHFVDIQNGTRVPTGALNEMLARATAKVQPPSDKGKRLKVFYITQISTRPPTFVCFVNQKALFHFSYQRYLENQIRETFGLTGTPIRMITREHGDGSAKAGKV
- the atpE gene encoding ATP synthase F0 subunit C, with translation METAIIKAACAIGAGLCMGIGAIGPALGEGNAVGKALEGMARQPEMANTLRTNMILGCAITESTGIYSLVVALVLLFIF
- the atpF gene encoding F0F1 ATP synthase subunit B, with protein sequence MTGFESFVGVNPWTALFTFCNMLITFSVLKHFLFKPVKKMIDDRQQEIDTMYADADAAKQKAAALEQEYQAHLQSIKAERDSLLRDATVRAQKREEDILNEARSEAASIRAAAEADIAQERKKAVNDLKNEIGGMAVEIAGKVVEREINEADHQALIDEFIRNVGDAS
- the rpmF gene encoding 50S ribosomal protein L32; this translates as MAIVPKRKHSQARRDKRRSNVWKLEAPTLVKCPQCGELKVPHKVCGKCGYYKGQEVIKKEA
- a CDS encoding F0F1 ATP synthase subunit A, encoding MNGPKIYFTIPILGGIPITQTAASSFVVMLILCIAGIVLGRNLQKRPGRRQVLVEKGVSMLYGMVEDTMGKHNAYWTPYIGALFLSSLFGTLIGMTGILRSATADLSTTVTWALMTSVICWGCSIKQNGFLGWLKGFTEPVAVMTPMNIISEIAQPVSMAFRHFGNIAGGGVLTSLLYSALAACSAMVLGLVGKSFIAGAVVLVLGIILLVLGIKNQKMAKNIFGIVFSVTGLLGILSLTGVPYLEVGIPGILSLYFDVFSGGVQALVFSLLTMVYIGNACPPPEEV